Proteins from a single region of Amycolatopsis sp. CA-230715:
- a CDS encoding MFS transporter, with product MHWAWLVAASGFVALVGAAGFRAAPSVLIDPLHEEFGWSRSTISAAVSINLVLYGVISPFAAALMERLGMRRVVAGALVLVACGSGFTVFMTASWQLLLCWGVLVGVGTGSMALAFVATLTSRWFVRHRGLVSGVLTAAGAAGQLVFLPLVASLAMAHGWRTASLCVALAALVVVPIVVFLLRDHPEDVGTTALGATGAEERVVSTGGAASRAVRVLFSSARTPTFWLLAGGFAICGASTNGLIGTHFVPAAHDHGMPQTAAAGLLALVGIFDVAGTVASGWLTDRVDPRWLLGGYYLLRGASLVLLPQLFAPTTEPPMWAFIVFYGLDWVATVPPTVALCRERFGANGPIVFGWVFASHQVGAAFAAFAAGFTRDHLGTYDLAWYVAGGLCAFAALMSVRIRSSGETGVA from the coding sequence GTGCATTGGGCTTGGCTGGTGGCGGCGTCCGGGTTCGTCGCGCTCGTCGGCGCGGCGGGGTTCCGCGCCGCGCCGAGCGTGCTGATCGACCCGCTGCACGAGGAGTTCGGCTGGTCGAGGTCGACGATCTCGGCCGCGGTGTCGATCAACCTCGTCCTGTACGGCGTGATTTCGCCGTTCGCGGCCGCGCTGATGGAACGGCTCGGCATGCGCCGCGTCGTCGCGGGCGCGCTCGTGCTCGTGGCGTGCGGCAGCGGGTTCACCGTCTTCATGACCGCGAGCTGGCAGCTGCTCCTGTGCTGGGGTGTGCTCGTCGGCGTCGGCACCGGATCGATGGCGCTGGCGTTCGTGGCGACGCTCACCAGCCGGTGGTTCGTCCGGCACCGGGGGCTGGTCAGCGGCGTGCTCACCGCGGCGGGCGCCGCCGGTCAGCTCGTGTTCCTGCCGCTGGTCGCGTCGCTGGCGATGGCACACGGCTGGCGGACCGCGTCGCTGTGCGTCGCGCTGGCCGCGCTCGTGGTCGTGCCGATCGTGGTGTTTCTGTTGCGTGACCATCCCGAGGACGTCGGCACGACGGCGCTCGGAGCCACCGGCGCGGAGGAGCGCGTCGTCTCGACCGGGGGAGCGGCGAGCAGGGCGGTCCGCGTGCTGTTCTCGTCGGCCCGCACGCCCACGTTCTGGCTGCTGGCCGGCGGGTTCGCGATCTGCGGCGCGTCCACCAACGGCTTGATCGGGACCCATTTCGTGCCCGCCGCGCACGACCACGGGATGCCGCAGACCGCGGCGGCGGGCCTGCTCGCCCTCGTCGGGATCTTCGACGTCGCGGGCACCGTCGCCTCGGGCTGGCTGACCGACCGGGTCGACCCGCGCTGGCTGCTCGGCGGCTACTACCTGCTGCGCGGTGCGTCGCTCGTGCTGCTGCCGCAGCTGTTCGCGCCGACCACCGAGCCGCCGATGTGGGCGTTCATCGTGTTCTACGGCCTCGACTGGGTGGCCACGGTGCCGCCGACCGTCGCGCTGTGCCGGGAGCGGTTCGGCGCGAACGGCCCGATCGTGTTCGGCTGGGTGTTCGCCTCCCACCAGGTCGGCGCCGCCTTCGCCGCGTTCGCCGCCGGGTTCACGCGCGACCACCTCGGCACCTACGACCTGGCCTGGTACGTCGCGGGCGGGTTGTGCGCCTTCGCGGCACTGATGTCGGTCCGGATTCGCTCGTCGGGGGAAACCGGCGTGGCGTGA
- a CDS encoding LppX_LprAFG lipoprotein, with product MFRRALPVLALTLGLVGACSASPDTSGPLPRGTDLTGSAAEALKNLNGTRFRLGLSGMIPGLPIRSIEGTANRDGTGSGRADVQESAEKFSDVTYTVAGRVATVSGKNAPPRTLAVPAQYDPATLLGPDKGLRRALLAATGVTTEAKEPLNKVDAYRLTGKLAGPVISQLIPGITADVDVKFWVREAEPHDLMRIWMQVPPYKPSEGAVMLELSLSP from the coding sequence ATGTTCCGCCGCGCGCTGCCCGTGCTCGCCCTGACGCTCGGCCTGGTCGGCGCCTGCTCGGCGTCCCCGGACACCAGCGGACCGCTCCCCCGCGGCACGGATCTGACGGGCTCGGCGGCCGAAGCGCTGAAGAACCTGAACGGCACGCGTTTCCGGCTCGGGCTCAGCGGCATGATCCCCGGGCTGCCGATCCGGTCGATCGAGGGCACCGCGAACCGGGACGGCACCGGCTCGGGACGCGCCGACGTGCAGGAATCCGCGGAGAAGTTCAGCGATGTCACCTACACCGTGGCCGGCCGCGTGGCGACAGTCAGCGGGAAGAACGCGCCGCCGCGCACGCTCGCCGTGCCCGCGCAGTACGACCCCGCGACCCTGCTCGGCCCGGACAAGGGCCTGCGGCGGGCGCTGCTCGCGGCGACCGGTGTCACCACCGAGGCCAAGGAGCCACTGAACAAGGTCGACGCCTACCGGCTCACCGGCAAGCTCGCCGGGCCGGTGATCTCGCAGCTGATCCCGGGGATCACCGCCGACGTGGACGTGAAGTTCTGGGTCCGCGAAGCCGAGCCGCACGACCTGATGCGCATCTGGATGCAGGTGCCGCCGTACAAGCCGAGCGAAGGCGCCGTGATGCTCGAACTGAGCCTGTCACCCTGA
- a CDS encoding GlxA family transcriptional regulator — MHRVAVLAVGEVVGYDLCIPPQVFGSAADAAGKPLYDVRMCAPSAKPVRVSSGFAAVFEHGPEALAEADTVIVPGTRAEGPRRRGVLPGDVAAALALVPEGARIMSICTGAFVLGAAGLLDGRPATTHWAYADEFRALYPAVDLDENVLFVDDGDLLTSAGLAAGLDLCLHVLRADHGTEVANRVARHNVVPPWRDGGQSQFIDHPLPAADGGSTAPTRAWVLTRLGEPLDLASMAGHARMSVRTFSRRFRAETGLPPRAWLIQQRVQHARHLLETTTLPVDKVASAAGLGTAASLRAHLNATIGVAPLAYRRTFARTAPA, encoded by the coding sequence ATGCATCGCGTTGCCGTGCTCGCCGTCGGCGAGGTCGTCGGATACGACCTGTGCATCCCGCCGCAGGTGTTCGGCTCGGCGGCCGACGCGGCCGGAAAACCCCTCTACGACGTGCGAATGTGCGCGCCGAGCGCGAAACCGGTCCGGGTCAGCTCCGGGTTCGCCGCGGTGTTCGAGCACGGCCCCGAGGCGCTCGCCGAGGCGGACACGGTGATCGTGCCGGGCACCCGCGCCGAAGGCCCCCGGCGACGGGGCGTACTTCCCGGCGACGTCGCGGCGGCACTCGCGCTGGTGCCCGAAGGCGCGCGGATCATGTCGATCTGCACCGGGGCGTTCGTGCTGGGCGCGGCCGGGCTGCTCGACGGGCGGCCCGCCACCACGCACTGGGCCTACGCCGACGAGTTCCGGGCCCTCTATCCCGCCGTCGACCTCGACGAGAACGTGCTGTTCGTGGACGACGGCGACCTGCTGACCTCGGCTGGCCTCGCGGCGGGGCTCGACCTGTGCCTGCACGTGCTGCGCGCGGACCACGGCACGGAGGTCGCGAACCGGGTCGCGCGGCACAACGTGGTGCCGCCGTGGCGCGACGGCGGCCAGTCGCAGTTCATCGACCACCCGCTGCCCGCGGCCGACGGCGGCAGCACCGCGCCGACCAGGGCGTGGGTGCTGACCCGGCTCGGCGAACCGCTCGACCTCGCGAGCATGGCGGGGCACGCCAGGATGAGCGTCCGCACGTTCAGCAGGCGATTCCGCGCCGAAACGGGGCTGCCGCCGAGGGCGTGGCTCATCCAGCAGCGCGTGCAGCACGCCAGGCACCTGCTCGAAACCACGACGCTGCCCGTCGACAAGGTCGCCTCGGCCGCCGGGCTGGGCACCGCGGCTTCGCTTCGCGCGCACCTCAACGCCACGATCGGCGTCGCGCCGCTGGCCTACCGCCGCACGTTCGCCCGTACCGCACCGGCCTGA